One genomic region from Epinephelus fuscoguttatus linkage group LG8, E.fuscoguttatus.final_Chr_v1 encodes:
- the LOC125893945 gene encoding putative nuclease HARBI1, with protein sequence MKGFPSVIGCIDGTHIPITAPSHNEADYVNRKSIHSINVQIICDAAHIISNVEAKWPGSVHDSRIYRESNLINRLQRGEFDGLLLGDRGYPCQPRLLTPYPDPEPGPQQNFNRAHCRTRARVEMTIGLLKARFQCLRHLRVTPERACDIIVACVVLHNIATIRGEQHPALQIEDPDDDPIHLPAIQDGRAVRDTICHNHFRV encoded by the exons gaTTTCCCAGTGTGATTGGCTGCATAGATGGCACACACATTCCCATCACGGCTCCCTCACATAATGAAGCCGATTATGTGAATAGGAAGTCCATTCACAGCATAAATGTGCAG ATCATATGTGATGCAGCCCACATCATTTCCAATGTGGAGGCCAAGTGGCCTGGGTCTGTTCATGACTCGAGGATATATCGCGAGTCTAATCTGATCAACAGACTGCAACGTG GAGAGTTTGATGGCCTTCTGCTGGGTGACAGGGGTTACCCATGCCAACCTAGGCTGCTGACCCCTTACCCTGACCCTGAACCAGGCCCCCAACAGAACTTCAACCGGGCTCACTGCAGGACGAGAGCCCGGGTGGAGATGACCATAGGCCTACTGAAAGCCCGTTTCCAGTGCCTACGTCACCTCAGGGTGACCCCTGAGAGGGCCTGTGATATTATTGTGGCATGTGTTGTTCTTCATAATATTGCCACTATTAGAGGAGAGCAACACCCTGCCCTACAAATTGAAGACCCTGATGATGACCCCATCCACCTGCCAGCTATCCAGGACGGCAGAGCAGTCAGAGACACCATATGCCATAATCACTTTAGAGTTTAa